A region from the Rufibacter sp. DG15C genome encodes:
- a CDS encoding fumarate reductase/succinate dehydrogenase flavoprotein subunit, with the protein MILDSKIPEGPLAEKWDKHKFNVKLVNPANKRKYDVIVVGTGLAGASAAATLGELGYNVKAFCYQDSPRRAHSIAAQGGINAAKNYQNDGDSVHRLFYDTIKGGDYRAREANVYRLAQVSVNIIDQCVAQGVPFAREYGGLLANRSFGGAQVSRTFYARGQTGQQLLLGAYSALNRQIAYGKVKMYPRTEMLDLVMVDGKARGIVTRNLVTGAIESHSAHAVILATGGYGNVFFLSTNAMGSNTTAIWRAHKKGALFANPCFTQIHPTCIPVSGGHQSKLTLMSESLRNDGRVWVPKAVGDNRIASEIPEDERDYFLERKYPSFGNLVPRDVASRNAKLACDEGRGVGTTKLAVYLDFADAIKREGLNAISQKYGNLFEMYEKITGENPYEQPMRIYPAVHYTMGGLWVDYNLMTTIPGLYATGECNFSDHGANRLGASALMQGLADGYFVIPYTIGDYLAQNPTTRVETSHPAFKEAEQAVRADVDRLLSINGNRTVDDFHKALGLLMWDYCGMARNAEGLQYAKQEIRKLREDFWKDVKILGTNEELNVTLEKAGRVADFLELGELMVDDALNRNESCGGHFREEYQTPENEALRDDENYAYVAAWEYSGPNQQQVLHKEDLKFENVKLTQRSYK; encoded by the coding sequence ATGATTCTAGATTCTAAGATTCCCGAAGGGCCATTGGCCGAAAAATGGGACAAGCATAAATTCAATGTAAAGCTGGTAAACCCAGCCAACAAGCGTAAATACGATGTGATTGTGGTAGGAACCGGTCTGGCCGGAGCTTCTGCCGCTGCTACCTTGGGCGAGCTGGGCTATAACGTGAAAGCGTTCTGCTACCAGGACAGCCCGCGCCGCGCGCACTCCATTGCCGCGCAAGGTGGTATCAACGCCGCTAAAAACTACCAGAACGACGGGGACAGCGTGCACCGTCTATTTTATGACACCATCAAAGGCGGTGACTACCGCGCCCGCGAAGCCAACGTGTACCGTCTGGCTCAGGTGAGCGTGAACATCATTGACCAGTGCGTGGCGCAAGGGGTTCCTTTCGCCCGTGAGTACGGCGGATTGCTGGCGAACCGCTCCTTCGGGGGTGCCCAGGTAAGCCGGACATTCTACGCCCGGGGCCAAACAGGTCAGCAGCTATTATTAGGTGCCTACTCTGCCCTGAACCGTCAGATTGCCTACGGAAAGGTGAAGATGTACCCACGCACCGAGATGCTGGACCTGGTAATGGTGGACGGCAAAGCGCGCGGTATTGTAACGCGTAACCTGGTAACGGGTGCTATTGAGTCTCACAGCGCGCATGCCGTTATTTTGGCAACAGGCGGTTACGGCAACGTATTTTTCTTGTCCACCAACGCCATGGGTTCTAACACCACGGCCATCTGGAGAGCGCACAAGAAAGGTGCGTTGTTTGCCAATCCTTGCTTCACTCAGATTCACCCTACCTGTATTCCGGTTTCTGGTGGCCATCAATCTAAACTGACCTTGATGTCTGAGTCTTTGAGAAATGACGGACGTGTTTGGGTGCCTAAGGCCGTAGGTGACAACCGCATTGCCAGCGAGATTCCTGAAGACGAGCGTGACTACTTCCTGGAGCGCAAATACCCATCCTTCGGTAACTTGGTGCCCCGTGACGTGGCTTCCCGCAACGCTAAATTGGCGTGTGACGAAGGACGCGGCGTAGGAACCACCAAACTGGCCGTGTACCTGGATTTTGCTGACGCCATCAAACGCGAAGGCCTGAACGCCATCAGCCAGAAGTACGGTAACTTGTTTGAGATGTACGAGAAAATCACTGGTGAGAACCCGTACGAACAACCCATGCGCATTTATCCTGCGGTGCACTACACCATGGGCGGCCTTTGGGTGGACTATAACTTGATGACTACCATCCCAGGGTTGTACGCCACGGGTGAGTGTAACTTCTCTGACCACGGCGCTAACCGCTTGGGAGCCTCGGCGTTGATGCAAGGTCTGGCTGACGGTTACTTCGTGATTCCTTACACCATAGGTGACTACTTAGCACAGAACCCAACCACCCGCGTAGAGACCAGCCACCCTGCCTTCAAAGAAGCAGAGCAGGCTGTCCGTGCCGACGTGGACCGTTTGTTGAGCATCAATGGCAACCGCACGGTAGATGATTTCCATAAGGCCCTGGGTCTTTTGATGTGGGATTACTGCGGCATGGCCCGTAACGCCGAAGGTCTACAGTACGCCAAGCAGGAAATCAGAAAACTGCGTGAGGATTTCTGGAAAGACGTGAAGATTCTGGGTACCAATGAAGAACTGAACGTGACTTTGGAGAAAGCTGGTCGCGTGGCTGACTTCTTGGAGCTAGGTGAACTGATGGTAGACGATGCCTTGAACCGCAACGAGTCTTGTGGTGGTCACTTCCGTGAGGAATACCAAACGCCAGAGAACGAAGCCCTGCGTGATGATGAGAACTACGCCTATGTGGCCGCTTGGGAATATTCTGGCCCTAACCAACAGCAAGTGTTGCACAAAGAGGACCTCAAGTTTGAGAACGTGAAACTCACGCAGCGTAGCTATAAATAA
- a CDS encoding succinate dehydrogenase/fumarate reductase iron-sulfur subunit, which translates to MNLTLKVWRQRNSQAAGKLETYQVKDISPEMSFLEMMDVLNEDLLRGGVDPIAFDHDCREGICGMCSLYINGRAHGPERGTTTCQLHMRKFSDGDTITIEPWRAGPFPILKDLCVDRSALDRIQQAGGYVSINTGGVPDANEIPIPKLIADKAFDAATCIGCGACVAACKNSSAMLFTSAKISQLALLPQGKVERKTRVENMVAQMDIEGFGACSNIGACAAECPVGISLENIAMMNREYVSAKFTSENV; encoded by the coding sequence ATGAACCTAACGCTTAAAGTGTGGAGACAAAGAAACTCCCAGGCGGCTGGTAAATTGGAGACTTACCAAGTAAAAGATATTTCGCCTGAGATGTCTTTCCTGGAGATGATGGACGTGCTGAACGAAGACCTTCTTCGTGGCGGGGTAGACCCCATCGCATTTGACCATGATTGCCGTGAAGGTATCTGCGGAATGTGCAGTTTATACATCAACGGTCGTGCCCACGGCCCCGAAAGAGGAACCACCACGTGCCAGTTGCACATGCGCAAGTTCTCTGACGGAGACACCATCACCATTGAGCCTTGGCGCGCAGGCCCCTTCCCTATCTTGAAGGACCTTTGCGTGGATCGTTCTGCCCTGGACAGAATCCAGCAGGCGGGTGGTTACGTGTCCATCAACACGGGTGGTGTGCCAGACGCCAATGAGATTCCAATCCCTAAGCTGATTGCGGACAAAGCGTTTGACGCGGCTACCTGTATTGGGTGCGGCGCCTGCGTGGCGGCCTGTAAGAACTCTTCTGCCATGTTGTTCACCAGCGCGAAGATCTCTCAGCTGGCTTTGTTGCCACAGGGAAAAGTAGAGCGCAAGACGCGTGTAGAAAACATGGTGGCCCAGATGGACATTGAAGGCTTTGGGGCTTGCTCTAACATTGGCGCCTGCGCCGCAGAATGCCCAGTAGGCATCTCTCTGGAGAACATTGCCATGATGAACCGCGAGTACGTATCTGCTAAGTTCACCTCAGAGAACGTATAA
- a CDS encoding NADPH-dependent FMN reductase — translation MILIISGTNRPDSLSLQIAQLYQGLLKNKGQAADILDLQDLPMDFASPALYNRELYSPEFMALRAQVARAQKIVFIVPEYNCSFPGVLKAFIDGLEYPDALRHKKGALVGLSTGSQGGVLALSHLTDILNYCGFHVLAQKPRLPYVHKHLQDGQFTNPLYLQLVEEQIAALLPF, via the coding sequence ATGATTCTCATTATTTCTGGCACCAACCGTCCCGACTCCCTTTCCCTGCAGATTGCCCAATTGTACCAAGGCTTATTGAAAAATAAAGGTCAGGCGGCAGACATCTTGGATTTGCAGGACTTGCCCATGGACTTCGCGTCCCCAGCCTTGTACAACCGGGAGTTGTATTCCCCAGAATTCATGGCGTTGCGTGCCCAGGTGGCCCGCGCTCAGAAGATTGTGTTCATTGTACCTGAATATAACTGCTCCTTCCCTGGGGTCTTAAAAGCGTTTATTGACGGCTTAGAGTACCCAGATGCCTTACGCCATAAGAAAGGTGCCTTGGTTGGCCTTTCTACTGGCAGCCAAGGCGGCGTGTTGGCTTTAAGTCACCTCACAGACATTCTCAATTACTGCGGATTTCATGTCTTGGCCCAGAAGCCAAGATTGCCTTATGTACACAAGCACCTGCAGGACGGGCAGTTCACCAATCCACTTTACCTGCAGCTGGTAGAAGAACAGATTGCAGCCTTGCTTCCCTTTTAA
- the ftsZ gene encoding cell division protein FtsZ: MSFSSYKFDVPSHSKSIIKVIGVGGGGSNAVNHMFSQGIKDVEFVVCNTDEQALKSSSVPNKLQIGTTLTEGLGAGANPERGKQAALESKEEIRELLGAHTKMVFITAGMGGGTGTGAAPVIAKVAKEMDILTVGIVTAPFAFEGKKKRTAADNGIKELSENCDTVLVILNDKLREMFGNLPIRAAFAKADNVLTTAAKSIAEIITVTSEVNVDFEDVKTVMKDSGAAVMGSAITEGENRALRAAEESLSSPLLNNTDIHGAQKILLSIMSGDQAELEMDELTEITDYIQEKAGDDSEVIFGHGIDSSLGASIRVTVIATGFARNHENLPQPKKVIEAEPVAVSQPQVVSSYVSEPAAPVVVPTYSVAPTASPSTVIATEPVRRPEPVAETKIIVDLDNNEIFKSAFEETSYAPVAEPVRESREMSRSNVERINRLRGLSIEIHSDASIKEKLEVPAYLRRNVNLETVTPSTEQQISRFNLNDDNELLGDNRFLHDNVD, encoded by the coding sequence ACTCCAAGTCAATCATTAAAGTGATTGGTGTTGGTGGAGGGGGAAGCAATGCCGTGAACCACATGTTCAGCCAAGGCATTAAAGACGTGGAGTTTGTGGTGTGTAATACCGATGAACAGGCTTTAAAAAGTAGCAGCGTGCCCAACAAGCTACAGATTGGCACTACCTTGACCGAAGGTCTGGGCGCTGGCGCCAATCCTGAGCGTGGCAAGCAGGCCGCCCTGGAAAGCAAAGAAGAAATCCGCGAACTGTTAGGTGCCCATACCAAAATGGTGTTCATCACGGCAGGGATGGGTGGTGGAACCGGTACCGGTGCCGCCCCGGTCATTGCCAAGGTGGCCAAAGAAATGGACATCTTGACGGTAGGCATAGTGACCGCTCCGTTTGCCTTTGAAGGCAAGAAGAAACGCACCGCCGCCGACAACGGTATCAAAGAATTGAGCGAGAACTGTGACACGGTCCTGGTAATCCTCAATGACAAGCTGCGTGAGATGTTCGGGAACCTGCCTATTAGAGCAGCGTTTGCCAAAGCAGATAACGTCCTGACCACTGCTGCCAAATCCATTGCTGAAATCATCACGGTAACCTCTGAGGTGAACGTGGACTTTGAAGACGTGAAGACGGTTATGAAAGACTCTGGCGCCGCCGTGATGGGTTCTGCCATTACAGAAGGCGAGAACAGAGCCTTGCGTGCCGCTGAAGAATCTCTTTCTTCTCCGTTGTTAAACAACACTGATATTCATGGTGCCCAGAAAATCCTTCTTTCCATCATGTCTGGTGACCAGGCCGAGTTGGAGATGGATGAGCTGACCGAGATCACAGATTACATCCAGGAGAAAGCCGGTGATGACTCTGAGGTAATCTTCGGGCATGGCATTGATTCTTCTTTGGGAGCTAGCATTAGAGTGACAGTGATTGCCACTGGCTTTGCTCGTAACCACGAGAACCTTCCACAGCCAAAAAAAGTTATTGAGGCAGAGCCAGTAGCGGTATCTCAGCCTCAGGTAGTCTCTTCTTACGTTTCTGAACCTGCCGCGCCTGTTGTAGTACCTACGTATAGTGTTGCCCCAACGGCCTCACCTTCTACCGTGATTGCTACAGAGCCCGTTCGTAGACCAGAGCCAGTTGCTGAAACCAAGATTATTGTTGATTTAGACAACAACGAAATCTTTAAATCGGCTTTTGAAGAAACCAGCTACGCCCCTGTAGCCGAGCCGGTGAGAGAGTCTAGAGAAATGAGCCGCAGCAATGTGGAGCGTATTAACCGCCTGCGCGGCCTGAGCATAGAAATCCACTCAGATGCCTCTATCAAAGAAAAGCTAGAGGTGCCGGCTTACCTTCGTAGAAACGTGAACCTAGAGACTGTAACGCCTTCTACCGAGCAGCAGATTTCTCGTTTTAACCTAAATGATGACAATGAACTGCTAGGAGACAACCGCTTCCTGCATGACAATGTAGACTAA